One Candidatus Saccharibacteria bacterium RAAC3_TM7_1 genomic region harbors:
- a CDS encoding hypothetical protein (RAAC3_TM7_1_816) codes for MKKVKEVAQITNQSVKEGNERGARRALLEELFYDFNRSRAQVYKMNFIRGLMMGIGTVIGGTLGVALILWILSMLAQVVPPLGDFFHGVSQTIEAGKR; via the coding sequence ATGAAGAAAGTAAAAGAAGTGGCACAGATTACCAATCAGAGTGTCAAAGAAGGCAATGAGCGCGGCGCTCGCCGAGCACTACTCGAAGAATTGTTTTATGACTTCAATCGGTCGCGTGCTCAGGTCTACAAAATGAACTTTATTCGCGGCCTGATGATGGGTATCGGTACAGTTATCGGCGGTACGTTAGGAGTAGCGCTGATCCTCTGGATACTCAGTATGCTTGCACAGGTCGTGCCACCGCTCGGTGACTTCTTTCATGGGGTTAGCCAAACGATCGAAGCTGGCAAACGCTAA
- a CDS encoding hypothetical protein (RAAC3_TM7_1_817) has translation MAKSRTILGAIVGAAVGIVAGVLTAPKSGKEVREDLKDKAGDLKTKAKSTRDGLVEKAKTAVDELGKSRK, from the coding sequence ATGGCGAAGAGTAGAACTATTCTCGGTGCAATTGTCGGCGCAGCGGTCGGTATAGTAGCCGGCGTTCTGACAGCTCCAAAAAGCGGTAAGGAAGTCCGTGAAGATCTGAAAGATAAGGCCGGTGACCTAAAGACGAAGGCCAAGTCAACGCGTGATGGCCTGGTCGAAAAGGCAAAAACTGCGGTTGATGAGCTAGGAAAAAGTCGGAAGTAA
- a CDS encoding hypothetical protein (RAAC3_TM7_1_818) yields the protein MNAFEILVIILSVFLALFLLAAIILMVLMIRVTRQIRRVTASAEQTATEIESVVKKVSKVTSPMLLLKLVMDQVKKKTKK from the coding sequence ATGAACGCATTTGAAATCCTCGTCATCATCCTATCGGTATTCTTAGCTCTATTTCTACTGGCAGCCATCATTCTCATGGTACTTATGATACGAGTAACCAGACAGATTCGCCGCGTGACGGCATCGGCGGAACAAACCGCCACGGAGATTGAGTCGGTTGTAAAAAAAGTCAGTAAAGTCACTTCACCTATGCTTCTATTGAAGCTAGTGATGGATCAAGTCAAGAAAAAAACTAAAAAATAA
- a CDS encoding transglycosylase (RAAC3_TM7_1_819) — protein MDLGNWLGALIIGGLAGWVASMIMKTNASMGVFMNILVGIIGAVIGNLLLPLFGASGTTGFNLWSFVVALIGAVVLLFLVKLFTGNKPTAE, from the coding sequence ATGGATCTAGGTAATTGGCTCGGGGCGCTTATTATCGGAGGACTCGCCGGCTGGGTAGCTTCAATGATCATGAAAACCAACGCGTCGATGGGGGTATTTATGAATATCCTCGTCGGTATTATCGGTGCGGTCATCGGTAACTTGCTCCTGCCACTGTTTGGCGCCAGCGGCACGACAGGCTTCAATCTTTGGAGCTTCGTGGTAGCCTTGATTGGTGCAGTTGTCCTGCTCTTTCTGGTCAAGCTCTTTACGGGCAATAAGCCAACGGCTGAATAG
- a CDS encoding Nucleotidyl transferase (RAAC3_TM7_1_820) produces MKRPTKAIIPAAGFGTRFLPQTKAMPKEMLPLIDKPIIQYVVEELVEAGIHDIIIVGSTNKRAIEDHFDLPNEDLLANLRAGGPGKQPYIDLIEELSTMANFVYVRQKGPYGNATPILSAAHLLSQDETFIYKFADDFFVAEPSSTKQMIETYQKYGGGVFACKAIERDDEYSQYGIAAGEQAEDGVLKMTEIVEKPGKDNAPSNLASVSNYLFPAKIIDYIEEAAKTHTEGEFMFQPMVQAMIKDGHEFYAREIQNGKFYDTGDKLEYLKTTLDFGFNHPEMGPALIEYAKKRLNER; encoded by the coding sequence ATGAAACGACCAACCAAAGCAATTATCCCGGCAGCCGGGTTTGGGACGCGCTTTTTGCCGCAGACCAAGGCAATGCCAAAAGAAATGTTACCGCTCATTGATAAACCAATTATCCAGTACGTGGTCGAAGAGCTGGTCGAGGCCGGGATTCATGACATCATTATCGTCGGCAGTACCAATAAGCGGGCAATCGAAGACCACTTTGACCTCCCGAATGAAGATTTACTGGCAAACTTACGTGCTGGTGGACCAGGAAAACAGCCATATATCGATTTGATCGAAGAGTTGTCAACGATGGCCAACTTCGTCTATGTCCGACAGAAGGGGCCTTACGGTAATGCTACGCCTATCCTCAGTGCTGCTCACTTGCTAAGTCAGGACGAAACATTCATCTATAAATTCGCCGACGACTTTTTCGTTGCCGAACCGAGCTCTACCAAGCAAATGATCGAGACCTACCAGAAGTATGGCGGTGGAGTATTTGCCTGTAAGGCGATTGAACGCGACGACGAATATAGTCAGTATGGTATTGCGGCTGGTGAACAGGCCGAAGACGGGGTACTTAAAATGACCGAAATCGTTGAAAAGCCCGGCAAGGATAACGCACCGTCAAATCTGGCGAGTGTCAGCAACTACTTGTTCCCCGCGAAAATTATCGACTACATCGAAGAAGCGGCAAAAACGCATACTGAGGGTGAGTTTATGTTCCAGCCGATGGTGCAGGCAATGATCAAAGACGGTCACGAATTTTACGCGCGTGAAATCCAAAACGGCAAGTTCTACGACACTGGCGACAAACTGGAATATCTCAAAACAACCCTTGATTTTGGTTTTAATCACCCCGAGATGGGACCAGCGCTGATTGAATACGCCAAAAAACGGTTGAATGAGCGCTAA
- a CDS encoding NUDIX hydrolase (RAAC3_TM7_1_821), which yields MMKSWKRIEPTTTLHDGWRSIIAKTFIKNDGQQAKFETMVKEGVECVDIIALTPEHKVVVTWQFRVGPEQVMMEVPGGMVEPGEAPEEAAKRELREETGYQASGELEYVGKFYKDPYINATYHLYVAMGCVRVGEQQLDENEEVDVAELAIKEFLRLAKSEQTASSHIPALLVYDKLKELEKQ from the coding sequence ATGATGAAGTCCTGGAAACGTATCGAACCGACAACGACGCTGCACGATGGCTGGCGTTCGATTATAGCAAAAACTTTCATCAAAAATGACGGCCAGCAAGCGAAATTTGAAACAATGGTAAAAGAGGGCGTCGAATGCGTCGATATCATTGCCTTGACGCCGGAACATAAAGTGGTAGTGACGTGGCAATTTCGTGTCGGTCCCGAGCAGGTGATGATGGAAGTGCCTGGCGGTATGGTAGAGCCCGGTGAAGCCCCTGAAGAAGCTGCAAAGAGGGAACTACGAGAGGAAACAGGCTATCAAGCTAGCGGCGAGCTCGAATATGTCGGTAAGTTCTATAAAGATCCGTATATTAACGCTACCTACCATCTGTACGTCGCGATGGGCTGCGTGAGAGTCGGCGAACAACAGCTCGACGAAAATGAAGAGGTGGACGTTGCTGAGTTAGCAATAAAGGAATTTTTACGCCTGGCGAAGTCTGAGCAGACAGCTTCGTCGCATATCCCCGCGCTCCTCGTCTATGATAAGCTAAAAGAATTGGAGAAACAGTAA
- a CDS encoding Aspartyl/glutamyl-tRNA(Asn/Gln) amidotransferase subunit B (RAAC3_TM7_1_822), whose amino-acid sequence MNDYEMTIGIECHVQLATKTKLFSTADNDARDKEPNSVVSPVDYGLPGMLPVLNREAVTMSIKAGKALNAEIARVSRFDRKHYFYPDLPKGYQTTQMYQPIILAGYVDAPLENGSVVRVRIHHAHLEEDAGKLTHYADYSLVDLNRAGTPLIEIVSEPDMHSAQEAKAYASELYRLMTYAGVTHGNLYHGNMRFDVNISVAKKGATELGKRAEVKNLNSFRSVEKAAEYEFKRQVELLEKGELVVQETRGWDEAKQKTVSQRSKEEAQDYRYMPDADIPPIVLTNEETKAVQAGVPKLPGEYREEFLRLGVDKSVITTVLGRQLLAEMVSQVLARDQAAAKRVANWVASNLTIDEDLQLESIARIDDLIELARMTEAAEISSNAASELFNDLMSGATDPRQLAEAKDLLQVSDEGAIAAIVDEVLADPASQKAVEDIKAGNDKAIGFLVGQIMKKSKGQANPGLAQKLIKDRLNG is encoded by the coding sequence ATGAATGACTATGAGATGACGATCGGTATCGAGTGTCACGTACAGCTGGCCACCAAGACCAAGCTGTTTAGCACGGCCGACAACGATGCGCGTGATAAAGAGCCGAACAGTGTGGTTTCACCGGTAGACTATGGTCTCCCTGGCATGCTACCGGTACTAAACCGCGAGGCAGTAACGATGAGCATAAAAGCCGGTAAAGCACTGAATGCTGAGATTGCACGCGTCAGTCGCTTTGACCGTAAGCACTATTTCTATCCGGATCTTCCAAAAGGCTACCAGACAACACAGATGTATCAACCAATCATCTTGGCGGGGTATGTCGATGCACCGCTCGAAAACGGTTCAGTGGTTCGAGTTCGAATTCACCACGCCCATCTTGAGGAAGATGCGGGGAAGCTGACGCACTATGCCGACTACTCACTGGTTGACTTGAACCGCGCCGGTACGCCGCTGATCGAAATTGTTTCGGAGCCGGATATGCACTCAGCGCAGGAAGCGAAAGCGTACGCAAGTGAACTATACCGACTGATGACCTATGCGGGCGTCACGCACGGCAACCTGTATCACGGTAATATGCGCTTTGACGTCAATATATCGGTGGCCAAAAAAGGTGCTACTGAGCTAGGCAAGCGCGCTGAAGTAAAAAATCTAAACAGTTTTCGTAGCGTCGAAAAAGCGGCTGAATATGAATTTAAGCGACAGGTGGAGCTACTGGAAAAAGGCGAGCTTGTCGTACAGGAAACTCGCGGCTGGGACGAAGCGAAACAAAAAACCGTTTCGCAGCGCTCCAAAGAAGAAGCACAGGACTATCGCTATATGCCAGATGCCGACATTCCGCCGATCGTTCTGACCAATGAGGAAACTAAGGCGGTACAGGCAGGGGTGCCAAAGCTCCCCGGTGAATATCGCGAAGAGTTTTTGCGCCTTGGCGTCGATAAATCAGTCATCACTACCGTGCTCGGTAGGCAATTACTCGCCGAGATGGTGTCGCAGGTTCTGGCGCGTGATCAGGCGGCGGCCAAGCGAGTCGCCAACTGGGTAGCCAGTAATCTTACGATAGATGAAGACTTGCAGCTCGAGTCGATCGCGCGCATCGACGATCTCATTGAGCTGGCGCGCATGACTGAAGCAGCTGAGATTTCATCCAACGCAGCCAGCGAGTTATTCAACGATCTGATGAGTGGCGCAACCGATCCGCGCCAATTGGCCGAAGCTAAAGATCTCTTGCAGGTCAGTGATGAAGGCGCGATTGCGGCGATAGTCGATGAAGTGCTAGCTGATCCCGCGAGCCAAAAAGCCGTCGAAGACATAAAAGCTGGTAATGATAAAGCGATCGGCTTCTTGGTGGGGCAGATTATGAAAAAGTCGAAAGGCCAAGCGAACCCCGGCCTCGCGCAAAAGTTAATCAAGGACCGCCTCAACGGATGA
- a CDS encoding hypothetical protein (RAAC3_TM7_1_823): protein MDSSWLMVTFLIVILLVGGSILFLIGYGRKGGSQLDQERYRRSWLTIERQLVRHQEASFHLVVLNADKLLDQALKQRGFKGETMGDRMKAAKQSWTSANNIWTAHKLRNRIAHETDVRIDYDTVRRALAAYKQALKDVGAI, encoded by the coding sequence ATGGATAGCAGTTGGCTGATGGTAACCTTTTTGATTGTAATTCTACTAGTAGGTGGCAGTATCTTGTTCTTAATCGGCTATGGCCGCAAAGGTGGCAGTCAGCTCGATCAGGAGCGTTATCGCCGAAGCTGGCTAACGATTGAGCGCCAACTGGTGCGGCATCAGGAAGCAAGCTTTCATCTGGTGGTACTCAACGCCGACAAGCTACTCGACCAGGCGTTAAAGCAGCGCGGCTTCAAGGGTGAAACGATGGGCGATCGTATGAAAGCTGCTAAACAAAGCTGGACAAGCGCCAATAATATTTGGACAGCGCATAAACTGCGTAACCGTATCGCTCATGAAACCGATGTACGTATTGACTACGACACGGTTCGGCGGGCGTTAGCTGCCTATAAGCAGGCGCTGAAAGACGTAGGGGCTATCTAG
- a CDS encoding Glutamyl-tRNA(Gln) amidotransferase subunit A (RAAC3_TM7_1_824) → MPTIAETLKNSALDNVRTALQKARDNESYHAFLTLTEARALERAKLVDEGKLSGRLAGVPFVVKDNFLAFGAPTTAASKILENFEAPLQATVVERLEAEGAICIGKANMDAFAHGSSTENSAFGPTKNATDPSKVAGGSSGGSAVVTALDIVPFALGSDTGGSIRQPASFNGVVGVKPTYGMTSRYGVIAMASSTDVMGCFTRTVADAELVLSVMAGQDARDMTTLPDYFSPITTLSEPQRIGVIREFMTDDVDEEVRQHTLEYIERLKAAGHMVEEVSLPIAKYTLAMYYIIVPAEVSSNLARYDGIRYGIRSSAAKTLSEVYGMSRDAGFVPENKRRIMIGSFVLSSGFFDAYYLKAQKARTLLIQELNALFNDYDFLLSPTVPSPAFAFGENTDDPIKMYLSDAMTVGASLAGIPALSVPAGLTEAGLPVGVQLMAPRKADASLLALAKSMEENNG, encoded by the coding sequence ATGCCAACGATTGCCGAAACCTTGAAAAACTCAGCACTTGATAATGTCCGTACGGCGCTTCAGAAAGCGCGTGACAATGAATCGTATCACGCGTTCCTTACGCTTACCGAAGCGCGTGCCTTAGAGCGAGCTAAGCTGGTCGATGAAGGCAAGCTCTCCGGTCGTCTAGCAGGCGTGCCGTTCGTCGTCAAAGATAACTTTCTGGCCTTTGGAGCGCCGACAACGGCCGCCAGCAAGATACTCGAGAACTTTGAAGCGCCGCTCCAAGCTACCGTCGTTGAACGCCTCGAGGCCGAAGGCGCTATTTGTATCGGTAAGGCAAACATGGATGCATTTGCTCACGGCAGTAGCACCGAAAACTCGGCGTTCGGGCCGACGAAGAATGCCACCGACCCCAGTAAGGTTGCCGGAGGTAGCAGTGGTGGTTCCGCAGTGGTCACCGCGCTTGATATCGTACCGTTTGCACTAGGGAGTGATACCGGTGGTTCGATTCGTCAGCCAGCCAGCTTTAACGGTGTGGTCGGTGTCAAGCCAACCTATGGCATGACGAGTCGTTACGGCGTGATCGCGATGGCAAGCAGTACCGATGTGATGGGATGCTTTACGCGCACCGTAGCAGATGCCGAGCTGGTGCTATCGGTCATGGCTGGCCAGGATGCACGTGACATGACGACGCTGCCAGACTACTTCTCACCAATCACCACACTTTCAGAGCCACAACGTATCGGCGTAATTAGAGAATTTATGACCGATGATGTTGACGAAGAAGTACGGCAGCACACGCTTGAGTACATCGAAAGACTGAAAGCTGCCGGCCATATGGTCGAGGAAGTAAGTTTGCCAATCGCAAAATACACGCTTGCTATGTATTACATTATTGTTCCTGCAGAAGTTAGTAGCAACTTGGCACGCTATGACGGCATCCGCTACGGCATCCGTAGTAGTGCCGCCAAGACCTTATCAGAGGTGTACGGTATGAGTCGCGACGCTGGATTTGTACCCGAAAACAAACGTCGCATTATGATCGGTAGTTTTGTACTTTCGAGCGGTTTCTTCGACGCGTACTATTTGAAGGCGCAGAAGGCTCGGACGCTGCTGATTCAAGAACTCAATGCTTTATTTAACGACTATGACTTTCTCCTTAGTCCAACCGTACCATCGCCAGCTTTCGCGTTTGGTGAAAACACCGATGATCCGATCAAGATGTATCTTTCCGATGCGATGACCGTCGGTGCCAGCCTCGCTGGAATCCCTGCGCTTAGTGTACCGGCTGGTCTCACCGAAGCGGGCTTGCCAGTTGGTGTCCAGCTGATGGCGCCGCGGAAAGCAGACGCCTCGTTACTGGCACTGGCAAAAAGCATGGAGGAAAATAATGGATAG
- a CDS encoding Aspartyl/glutamyl-tRNA(Asn/Gln) amidotransferase subunit C (RAAC3_TM7_1_825) has translation MTQISRATVVQLATLSSLQLADDEIDGLVTDLGNIIKYVEQLDELDTEGVEPTYQVTNLENVSREDAVQQSEVSRQTLLALAPEQTNRQIKVPKVL, from the coding sequence ATGACGCAAATTTCTCGTGCTACGGTGGTGCAGCTCGCCACTCTGAGCAGCTTGCAGCTCGCCGATGATGAAATCGATGGGCTAGTGACTGACCTTGGCAACATCATTAAATATGTCGAGCAACTCGATGAGCTCGATACGGAAGGCGTAGAGCCGACCTATCAGGTGACTAATCTCGAGAATGTCAGCCGTGAAGACGCTGTGCAGCAGTCGGAGGTAAGCCGACAAACGCTTCTCGCGCTTGCGCCTGAGCAGACGAACAGGCAAATAAAAGTTCCGAAGGTGTTATAG
- a CDS encoding UvrABC system protein B (RAAC3_TM7_1_826): MNSFKLATTYQPTGDQPTAIAQLLEGLEKGDREQTLLGVTGSGKTFTMANIIAERNVPTLVLAHNKTLAAQLFSEFKMFFPENEVHYFVSYFDYYQPEAYIASSDTYIEKDSKINDEIDRLRHAATTALLTRRDVIIVASVSCIYGIGSPDTYAEMSIHLKTGERRQQDKFLRLLTDIQYQRNDIDFHRGTFRAKGDVVDVFPAGSDVAYRIEFFGDEIDRMTRIDPLTGEILGEPTELSIFPSSHYVTPKEKLAHAIEGIKREFDERVQWFESRNMLLEAQRLAQRTKYDIEMLEETGFVKGIENYSRYLTNREPGEQPATLLDYFPDDWMLFVDESHMTLPQVRGMYNGDRARKEVLVEHGFRLPSALDNRPLRFDEFDRHLNKAIYVSATPSDYELAHSPEPAQQVIRPTGLLDPMIEVRKTKGQVDDLIAEIRDRSEKKQRVLVTTLTKRMAEDLSQHLIDLDIKTAYIHSEVDTLERSDILRDLRMGVYDVLVGINLLREGLDLPEVSLVAIIDADKEGFLRSESALIQTVGRAARHEEGTVIMYADTMTRSMAAAISETNRRRAIQEAYNTEHNITPRSIAKAIDEGLRAIIPMKEDDKKPKLDLKKIPKDEYDSLAKDLTGQMELASANLEFEKAAELRDLIADIRARQ; this comes from the coding sequence GTGAATAGTTTTAAGCTCGCAACTACTTATCAGCCGACCGGCGATCAGCCGACGGCCATTGCTCAGCTGCTTGAAGGATTAGAAAAAGGTGACCGCGAGCAGACGTTGCTTGGCGTGACGGGTTCTGGAAAGACCTTTACGATGGCGAATATTATCGCCGAGCGTAATGTGCCGACGCTGGTACTGGCGCACAACAAAACGCTAGCAGCGCAGCTATTTAGTGAATTTAAGATGTTTTTCCCTGAGAACGAAGTACACTACTTTGTCAGTTATTTTGACTATTATCAACCGGAGGCCTATATCGCCTCAAGCGATACGTATATTGAGAAAGACTCAAAAATCAATGACGAGATCGACCGGCTGCGCCACGCGGCAACGACCGCGTTGCTTACGAGACGCGACGTCATTATCGTTGCTAGCGTTAGTTGTATCTATGGTATCGGTTCACCCGATACTTATGCCGAGATGTCGATCCACCTAAAGACGGGTGAGCGCCGCCAACAAGATAAATTCCTACGCCTACTAACCGATATCCAGTATCAGCGCAATGACATCGATTTTCATCGCGGTACCTTCCGCGCGAAAGGCGACGTGGTAGACGTTTTTCCGGCGGGAAGCGATGTGGCCTACCGTATCGAATTCTTTGGTGATGAGATCGACCGCATGACGCGGATTGATCCGCTGACGGGTGAGATCCTAGGTGAGCCGACCGAGCTCAGCATTTTTCCGAGCAGTCACTACGTGACACCGAAGGAGAAGCTGGCGCACGCCATCGAAGGTATCAAGCGCGAATTTGATGAGCGTGTGCAATGGTTTGAGTCCCGCAATATGTTGCTCGAGGCGCAGCGCCTGGCGCAGCGCACCAAGTACGATATAGAGATGTTGGAGGAAACAGGGTTTGTCAAAGGTATCGAAAACTATAGCCGGTATCTCACCAATCGTGAGCCCGGTGAACAGCCGGCGACACTACTTGATTATTTCCCTGACGACTGGATGCTATTCGTCGATGAAAGTCACATGACGCTACCTCAGGTACGCGGCATGTACAACGGCGACCGAGCGCGCAAAGAGGTGCTGGTAGAGCATGGCTTTCGCCTGCCGAGTGCACTCGACAACCGGCCGCTACGTTTTGATGAGTTTGACCGCCATCTCAATAAGGCCATTTATGTCTCGGCGACACCAAGTGACTACGAACTGGCACATAGCCCAGAGCCTGCCCAGCAGGTGATTCGTCCGACTGGCCTGCTCGATCCGATGATTGAAGTGCGAAAGACCAAAGGGCAAGTCGATGATTTGATCGCCGAGATTCGTGATCGTAGCGAGAAAAAGCAGCGTGTACTCGTCACGACCCTAACAAAACGAATGGCCGAAGATTTAAGTCAGCATTTGATCGATCTCGATATTAAGACGGCTTATATTCACAGTGAAGTCGACACGCTAGAGCGAAGCGACATTCTACGTGATCTGCGCATGGGTGTCTACGACGTGCTGGTCGGCATCAATCTACTGCGTGAAGGGCTTGACCTGCCGGAAGTGAGCCTGGTAGCGATCATCGATGCCGACAAGGAGGGCTTTCTTAGAAGTGAAAGCGCGCTTATTCAGACTGTCGGTCGTGCCGCTCGTCACGAAGAAGGTACAGTTATCATGTACGCTGATACGATGACTCGCTCTATGGCGGCGGCAATCAGCGAGACGAATCGACGTCGAGCGATCCAAGAAGCCTACAACACCGAACATAATATTACGCCACGTAGTATTGCTAAAGCGATTGACGAAGGTTTGCGAGCGATTATTCCAATGAAAGAAGACGATAAAAAGCCGAAACTTGATCTGAAGAAAATACCCAAGGATGAGTACGATAGTCTAGCCAAAGATTTGACCGGTCAAATGGAATTGGCTAGCGCTAATCTGGAGTTTGAGAAAGCTGCCGAGCTGCGCGATCTCATCGCCGATATTCGCGCCAGACAGTAA
- a CDS encoding hypothetical protein (RAAC3_TM7_1_827), with the protein MKKHATQNGSAHVIIIAILVIVLVGALGWIFWQNLKRDTTPSNTEQSSGQPKKTEKPAVKLLDGSIDKDFGTTLTFKYPETWQYKSSVSGSKTDGNWIEEISLTSPSKKYVVSYRVGKGGGVGGICIPEDTGTIAATSYQMLDGFPSVSYVEIGYKGTPTNSTPEGGYIGLLSTNIAKKLKPGDSICDIGLNAISLSDRDFVQTLAMKINISDPPTSYDQFKPLLGGEEYDQAKAILLSTTH; encoded by the coding sequence GTGAAGAAACACGCCACACAAAACGGATCCGCCCATGTCATCATCATCGCCATCTTAGTCATCGTCCTCGTCGGCGCGCTGGGCTGGATATTTTGGCAAAATCTTAAAAGGGATACAACGCCATCGAATACGGAACAAAGCTCAGGTCAACCAAAGAAAACCGAAAAACCAGCGGTAAAACTGCTCGATGGCTCAATCGACAAAGATTTTGGTACGACGTTGACTTTCAAGTATCCCGAGACGTGGCAGTATAAATCCTCCGTAAGCGGCAGCAAGACTGACGGCAACTGGATTGAGGAAATCAGCCTGACGTCACCTTCAAAAAAGTATGTCGTGAGCTATAGAGTAGGTAAAGGTGGCGGCGTCGGCGGAATATGTATCCCAGAGGACACTGGCACTATAGCCGCGACATCGTATCAAATGCTAGATGGCTTCCCTTCGGTAAGTTATGTCGAAATTGGCTACAAAGGCACCCCGACAAACAGTACTCCTGAAGGCGGGTATATCGGGTTGCTGTCAACTAATATCGCAAAAAAACTAAAGCCTGGTGATTCGATTTGTGATATAGGTCTGAATGCCATTAGCCTAAGTGATAGGGATTTTGTACAGACACTTGCCATGAAGATAAACATTAGTGATCCTCCTACAAGTTATGATCAGTTCAAGCCGCTTCTGGGTGGCGAAGAGTATGATCAGGCAAAGGCGATTCTCCTTTCCACAACCCACTAG
- a CDS encoding Lysine decarboxylase family protein (RAAC3_TM7_1_828): MQPKPNTETSVCVPRDIVLQAAMMRLGNVEDELQAGYNILRKYHKTVTIFGSARTPEGDRYYEAARLTAHKLAEQGYAVITGGGHGIMEAANRGAKEAGGDSVGFNIALPHEQTLNSHTTEAISFSHFAPRKIAMTLYAEAYVYFPGGFGTMDELMEIMTLIETGKTQRAPVILYGSDFWNDLDRFINRSQLDNHLISPGDEQIYTITDDVNEVIRLVKTNKTYCSH; the protein is encoded by the coding sequence ATGCAACCAAAACCAAACACTGAAACCTCCGTCTGCGTACCGCGAGATATCGTTCTTCAAGCCGCCATGATGCGGCTAGGAAATGTTGAAGATGAGCTGCAGGCCGGCTACAATATTCTCCGCAAATACCACAAGACTGTCACGATTTTCGGCTCTGCTCGCACCCCCGAAGGTGATCGCTATTACGAAGCCGCGCGGCTGACTGCACATAAACTGGCAGAGCAGGGCTATGCTGTCATTACCGGCGGTGGTCACGGTATCATGGAAGCGGCCAACCGCGGTGCGAAAGAAGCCGGCGGCGACTCGGTCGGCTTTAATATCGCCCTACCGCATGAACAGACCTTGAATAGTCATACCACCGAAGCGATTTCTTTTTCACACTTCGCTCCTCGCAAGATTGCTATGACACTGTACGCCGAGGCGTATGTTTATTTCCCCGGTGGTTTCGGTACCATGGACGAACTGATGGAGATTATGACGCTGATCGAAACCGGTAAAACCCAACGGGCACCAGTTATTCTCTACGGGAGTGACTTTTGGAATGACCTTGACCGTTTTATCAATCGTTCGCAGCTCGATAATCATTTAATCTCTCCCGGTGATGAGCAAATTTACACCATTACCGATGATGTCAACGAAGTCATCCGCCTCGTCAAGACCAACAAAACGTACTGTTCACATTGA